In Gemmobacter sp., the genomic window CATCCCGATCAGCGCCTGGAACTTCAGCAGGATCGGCATGGTCAGGATCAGGATGGAAATGGGTTCCAGGAACATCCCCAGCACCAGCAGGAAGATGTTCAGCAGCAGCAGGATCATCAGCGGATGGTCAGTGATCTGCAACACCAGATCGGCAATATGCTGCGGCACCTGTTCCAGCGTGAACACGAACGACACGATCGACGCCATCGAGGTGATGAACAGGATCGAGGCGGAAACCAGCGTGGTCGCGATCAGCGCGTTCCAGACCGCCTTCAGCGTCAGGTCGCGGTAGATGAAGCCGATCACCAGCGCATAGGCCACCGCCACCGCCGCCGCCTCGGTCGGGGTAAAGATGCCGCCCTTGATCCCCACCAGAATGATCGCCGGCAGGATCAGCGCCGGCAGCGTGCGCACCGTGGCCGCCCACCGATCACGTCCGGGCAGGCGCGGGGTCACCGGAAAGCCGTCGCGTTTGGCCCGCCAGGAGGCATAGATCAGCAGGCCCCCGGCAATGCAGATCCCCGGCACCACGCCCGCCAGGAACAGCTGCCCGATGGACGTGCCCGACAGCACGCCATAGATGATCATGGTGATCGACGGCGGGATGATCGGCCCCATCAGCGAGGCCACGGCGATCAGCGCGCCGGCATAGGCGGCGGGCATGCCCTGACGGCTCATGGTCGGGATCAGGATGGACCCCAGCGCCGAAGCCTCGGCCGTGGCGCTGCCCGAGATGCCGGCAAAGAACCCCGCCGACAGGATCGACACCGACGACATGCCGCCCCGCCGGTGGCCCACCATGGCACGGGCGAAATGCACGATCCGGTCGGTCACGCCGCCCACGTTCATCAGCGCACCGGCCAGCAGGAACAGCGGAATGGTCATCAGGACGAACTGGTCGATCCCCGCCATCATGCGTTGTGGCAGCATCAGCACCATCATGCCGTTGCCAGACAGATACAGGTAAGCCGTGCCCGCAATCCCCAGCGTCAGGGCAATCGGGATGCCGCTGGCCAGCAGCCCGGCAAAAATCAGAAAGAACGCCCCCATCAGCCCTGTTCCCTTGCAGCGCCCATCGGGCGGTCGGTATCGGGGCCCCGCATGGCGGGACCAAAGCTTGTGACCAGATCGGCCAGGACATGCAGGATCATCAGCGCCGATCCCACCGAGACGGACACATAGACATAGCGGATCGACAGCCCCAGCGGCCGGCCGAACAGCGACCCCCAGATGAAGTCCAGCGCCGGGATCGTCTGGTTGTTGAACCGCGAGGCGTAATCGGCGCCATAGCGCGCGATCACCGCCAGAAAGATGACGACGGGAACGGCCGTCACCGCCTTCAGCACCCATTTGCCGCGATCCGACAGGGCATTGGGCAGGAAATCCAGCGATACGAACTCACCCTTGGAATAGGCCAGGCCCAGCACCAGAAAGGTCTGCCAGACCAGCAGGTAGCGGCACAGTTCCTCGGCCCAGATCAGCGATCCGCCCATGACATAGCGCGCCCAGACCTGCGCGATCATCACCACGACGATGATGGCCATGGACAGGCCCGCGACCAGACGCAGG contains:
- a CDS encoding TRAP transporter large permease, translated to MGAFFLIFAGLLASGIPIALTLGIAGTAYLYLSGNGMMVLMLPQRMMAGIDQFVLMTIPLFLLAGALMNVGGVTDRIVHFARAMVGHRRGGMSSVSILSAGFFAGISGSATAEASALGSILIPTMSRQGMPAAYAGALIAVASLMGPIIPPSITMIIYGVLSGTSIGQLFLAGVVPGICIAGGLLIYASWRAKRDGFPVTPRLPGRDRWAATVRTLPALILPAIILVGIKGGIFTPTEAAAVAVAYALVIGFIYRDLTLKAVWNALIATTLVSASILFITSMASIVSFVFTLEQVPQHIADLVLQITDHPLMILLLLNIFLLVLGMFLEPISILILTMPILLKFQALIGMDPVQFGTVVVLNVVIGMATPPVGILLFIASAISGEPVTRVIREALPMIAICITILAAVALIPALALFVPKTLF
- a CDS encoding TRAP transporter small permease, yielding MRLPPAISGVVSTYLLILRLVAGLSMAIIVVVMIAQVWARYVMGGSLIWAEELCRYLLVWQTFLVLGLAYSKGEFVSLDFLPNALSDRGKWVLKAVTAVPVVIFLAVIARYGADYASRFNNQTIPALDFIWGSLFGRPLGLSIRYVYVSVSVGSALMILHVLADLVTSFGPAMRGPDTDRPMGAAREQG